The following are encoded in a window of bacterium SCSIO 12643 genomic DNA:
- a CDS encoding acyl-CoA thioesterase, with product MFIKEIKIRVRYAETDRMGYAYYGNYATYFEVARVETMRELGISYRQLEDDGIILPVAELKIKYKKPAYYDDEILIRVKITEMPQIRFGFNYETYNEKGELLNTAYTELVFVNKLTGRPTKIPEHLQKLIQPHF from the coding sequence ATGTTTATTAAAGAAATAAAGATTCGTGTGAGATATGCAGAGACTGATAGGATGGGGTACGCATACTACGGGAATTACGCAACTTATTTTGAAGTTGCCAGAGTGGAGACAATGAGGGAGTTAGGGATCAGTTACCGTCAGTTGGAAGATGATGGAATTATTTTGCCGGTGGCGGAATTAAAGATCAAATACAAGAAACCGGCTTATTATGACGATGAAATATTGATTCGCGTTAAAATCACTGAAATGCCTCAAATACGTTTTGGGTTTAATTATGAAACGTATAATGAAAAAGGAGAGCTATTAAATACAGCATATACTGAATTGGTGTTTGTTAACAAATTAACAGGTCGTCCAACGAAAATTCCGGAGCATCTGCAAAAACTGATACAACCACATTTTTGA